A genomic segment from Dietzia psychralcaliphila encodes:
- a CDS encoding dihydrofolate reductase family protein, with amino-acid sequence MSRTITAHMFSTLNGVTEHAEHWQFDAFGPEEMEFMQKMTAATTDLVLGRTLWQEWSGYWPGAQDPFAEWVNPVRKHVLTSTLTGELPWNSVIATGDAAGYLGQLRQEPGGDIAIAGGVETTRRLVLAGLVDELTLTIHPVISGEGRRLFDESVPTTRMHLLNSTQTQAGNIVATYALRSDSADA; translated from the coding sequence ATGAGCCGCACGATCACGGCCCACATGTTCTCCACGCTCAACGGCGTGACGGAGCATGCCGAGCACTGGCAGTTCGACGCCTTCGGACCCGAGGAGATGGAGTTCATGCAGAAGATGACTGCCGCGACCACGGACCTGGTGCTGGGCCGCACGCTCTGGCAGGAGTGGTCCGGTTACTGGCCCGGTGCGCAGGACCCGTTCGCCGAGTGGGTCAACCCGGTCCGCAAGCACGTGCTCACCTCCACCCTGACGGGCGAGCTGCCGTGGAACAGCGTTATCGCCACCGGTGATGCGGCCGGGTACCTCGGGCAGCTGCGGCAGGAACCGGGCGGCGACATCGCGATCGCGGGTGGCGTGGAGACCACCAGGAGGCTGGTGCTGGCGGGCCTGGTGGACGAGCTCACGCTGACCATCCACCCGGTGATCTCCGGTGAGGGCCGCAGGCTCTTCGACGAGTCCGTCCCCACGACGCGGATGCATCTGCTGAACTCGACGCAGACCCAGGCGGGCAACATCGTCGCGACCTACGCCCTGCGCTCGGACTCCGCAGACGCCTGA